In Cystobacter fuscus DSM 2262, one DNA window encodes the following:
- a CDS encoding AAA family ATPase, translating into MTSPPFAPAQTVASPTAVAAAHAIREGVLTEVRKAVVGQDEPLELMLVGLVAGGHVLLEGVPGVAKTLMAKALARSISADFKRIQFTPDLMPADILGTSIFDLKSQAFTLVRGPIFTDLLLADEINRAPAKTQSALLEAMQERGVSLEGRHLALSPLFSVFATQNPVESEGTYPLPEAQLDRFLLKIDVGYPAPEEEDAILASVHRGFDSGDLERAGVGAAVTKEGILEARLALNTVTVEPAVISYVRQLVAATRSSSRIRLGAGPRAGVHLLLASKALAALRGRGFVTPEDVRFLAEPVLKHRLLLSPDAELDGASPADVLREVVRSVEVPR; encoded by the coding sequence ATGACTTCGCCCCCCTTCGCCCCCGCCCAGACCGTCGCCTCCCCCACCGCCGTGGCCGCCGCCCACGCCATCCGCGAGGGCGTGCTCACCGAGGTGCGCAAGGCCGTCGTCGGGCAGGACGAGCCACTCGAGTTGATGCTCGTGGGCCTCGTCGCCGGCGGCCACGTGCTGCTCGAGGGCGTGCCCGGCGTGGCCAAGACGCTCATGGCCAAGGCGCTCGCGCGCTCCATCAGCGCGGACTTCAAGCGCATTCAATTCACCCCGGACCTGATGCCCGCGGACATCCTGGGCACCAGCATCTTCGACTTGAAGAGCCAGGCCTTCACCCTGGTGCGCGGCCCCATCTTCACGGACCTGCTCCTGGCGGATGAAATCAACCGCGCCCCGGCCAAGACGCAGTCCGCCCTGCTCGAGGCCATGCAGGAGCGCGGCGTGTCGCTCGAGGGCCGCCACCTGGCGCTCTCGCCGCTCTTCTCCGTCTTCGCCACGCAGAACCCCGTGGAGTCCGAGGGCACCTACCCCCTGCCCGAGGCCCAGCTCGACCGCTTCCTGTTGAAGATCGACGTGGGCTACCCGGCGCCCGAGGAGGAGGACGCCATCCTCGCCTCGGTGCACCGGGGCTTCGACTCGGGCGATTTGGAGCGCGCGGGCGTGGGCGCGGCGGTGACGAAGGAGGGCATCCTCGAGGCGCGGCTGGCGCTCAACACCGTCACGGTGGAGCCGGCGGTCATCTCCTACGTGCGCCAGCTCGTGGCGGCCACGCGCTCCTCCAGCCGCATCCGCCTGGGCGCGGGGCCTCGCGCCGGCGTGCACCTGCTGCTCGCGTCCAAGGCGCTGGCGGCGCTGCGCGGCCGGGGCTTCGTCACCCCCGAGGACGTGCGCTTCCTCGCGGAGCCGGTGCTCAAGCACCGCCTGTTGTTGTCGCCGGACGCGGAGCTGGACGGGGCCTCGCCCGCGGACGTGCTGCGCGAGGTGGTGCGCTCCGTCGAGGTCCCCCGGTGA
- a CDS encoding DUF4350 domain-containing protein, whose product MRDRFPLLVVGSLLLTAVLGAWLVRGAARGGFADTLSTWRAQPDGARGLFLLVQESGLPVTRRTADLRILSEPGTLVLLAVEVEGAQEDDPDQTALAADRGSDLEDEEVPRHGFNRLHVPELSDDETEKLLEYVRSGHSLVLVPWGSMENPLLDALGVSLIKADTSLPMRTLVPPLSSPYTLGVERVEARVQAYLALSAEGAIPVLEDEPLGMTVAAVVPYGTGKVLVVGAPELAMNQALARADNARFWLSALEALGPGPYAFDEHHHGFTNERSVVDFARRYGLHFAVAQLLLGLSLWALALQRFGRPRPPPESQRVGTTDALFAMSRLYREGHHHAFAAGLLSRGLLQELARHAGLPAHAPAQAVAESLTAHGQAELARGLREVVHKAANVSSESELLHLATRAATLRQRLPSSGPRPAAPPAQTPEEP is encoded by the coding sequence GTGCGTGACCGATTCCCCCTGCTGGTGGTGGGCAGCCTGCTGCTGACCGCGGTGCTGGGCGCCTGGCTCGTGCGCGGCGCGGCCCGGGGCGGCTTCGCCGACACGCTCTCCACCTGGCGCGCCCAGCCGGATGGGGCCCGGGGACTCTTCCTCCTCGTCCAGGAGAGTGGCCTGCCCGTCACGCGCCGCACCGCGGACCTGCGCATCCTCTCCGAGCCGGGCACGCTCGTGCTGCTCGCCGTGGAGGTGGAGGGCGCCCAGGAGGACGATCCGGACCAGACGGCGCTCGCCGCCGACCGCGGCTCGGACCTGGAGGACGAGGAGGTTCCCCGCCACGGCTTCAACCGGCTGCACGTGCCCGAGTTGAGCGACGACGAGACGGAGAAGCTGCTCGAGTACGTGCGCTCCGGCCACTCGCTCGTCCTCGTGCCCTGGGGCTCGATGGAGAACCCACTGCTCGACGCGCTCGGGGTGTCGCTCATCAAGGCGGACACGTCCCTGCCCATGCGCACGCTCGTTCCCCCCCTCTCCAGTCCCTACACCCTGGGCGTGGAGCGCGTGGAGGCGCGCGTCCAGGCCTACCTGGCGCTGTCCGCCGAGGGCGCCATCCCCGTGCTGGAGGACGAGCCGCTGGGCATGACGGTGGCGGCGGTGGTGCCCTACGGGACGGGCAAGGTGCTGGTGGTGGGGGCGCCGGAGCTGGCGATGAATCAGGCCCTCGCGCGCGCGGACAACGCCCGATTCTGGCTGAGCGCCCTGGAGGCACTCGGCCCCGGCCCCTACGCCTTCGACGAGCACCACCATGGCTTCACCAACGAGCGCTCGGTGGTGGACTTCGCGCGCCGCTATGGCCTGCACTTCGCGGTGGCGCAGCTGCTGCTCGGCCTGAGCCTGTGGGCCCTGGCGCTCCAGCGCTTCGGCCGGCCCCGTCCTCCGCCCGAGTCCCAGCGCGTGGGCACCACGGATGCCCTCTTCGCCATGAGCCGCCTGTACCGCGAGGGCCACCACCATGCCTTCGCCGCGGGCCTGCTGAGCCGGGGCCTGCTCCAGGAGCTGGCCCGGCACGCGGGCCTGCCCGCCCACGCGCCCGCCCAGGCCGTGGCCGAGAGCCTCACCGCGCACGGCCAGGCGGAGCTCGCCCGGGGCCTGCGCGAAGTCGTCCACAAGGCCGCGAACGTGAGCAGCGAGAGTGAGCTGCTGCACCTGGCCACGCGCGCCGCCACCCTGCGCCAACGCCTGCCTTCTTCCGGGCCGCGCCCCGCCGCGCCCCCCGCCCAGACACCCGAGGAGCCATGA
- a CDS encoding DUF58 domain-containing protein → MIPTGRLWVLLCLLAVPMMAAGFFPGLGGAVLALDTLALALAALDFLMARRVRLEVSRQLPPRLSVGAPNKVELLLVHRGPRDVEVRVRDDVPESFTAEPEEAPLRLPADSQTRWVYRVTPAKRGRFGFGDVNVRVRGPLGLLLHERRVPAAQDVAVFPDMRGASRLLLSGAALDLVNLGLRQLRRDGRGSEFARLRDYSQGDSVREVDWKATARRTRPVTRVMESERSQSLLICVDAGRSMAAQVDGLTKLDHAVNAALFLAFVAVRNGDRVGLAVFADGVKAYLPPAAGRLQYRKILDTLYATTPSLTYVDYLALFKELNVRLNRRSLLCVFTDFLDEEQASTLVAPLHRLARRHVPLCLSVRDTALTTLLHTPPAGPEQAYQQAVASELLSDRESLKAKVSAGGVHMLDVRPDELSLAAVNRYLDIKARGVL, encoded by the coding sequence GTGATTCCCACCGGGCGCCTGTGGGTGCTGCTGTGTCTGCTCGCCGTGCCGATGATGGCCGCGGGGTTCTTCCCCGGCCTGGGTGGCGCGGTGCTGGCCCTGGACACGCTCGCGCTCGCGCTCGCGGCCCTGGACTTCCTCATGGCGCGGCGGGTGCGGCTGGAGGTGAGCCGGCAGCTGCCTCCCCGCCTGTCGGTGGGCGCGCCCAACAAGGTGGAGCTGCTGCTGGTGCACCGGGGCCCCCGGGACGTGGAGGTGCGGGTGCGCGACGACGTGCCCGAGTCCTTCACGGCCGAGCCGGAGGAGGCACCGCTGCGGCTGCCCGCGGACAGCCAGACGCGCTGGGTGTACCGGGTGACGCCGGCGAAGCGGGGACGGTTCGGCTTCGGGGACGTGAACGTGCGGGTGCGCGGGCCCCTGGGCCTGCTGCTGCACGAGCGCCGCGTCCCCGCGGCCCAGGACGTGGCGGTGTTCCCGGACATGCGCGGCGCCAGCCGGCTGTTGCTCTCGGGCGCGGCGTTGGACCTGGTGAACCTGGGCCTGCGGCAGTTGCGCCGGGATGGCCGGGGCAGCGAGTTCGCGCGCCTGCGCGACTATTCCCAGGGCGACTCGGTGCGCGAGGTGGATTGGAAGGCCACGGCCCGGCGCACCCGGCCGGTGACGCGGGTGATGGAGTCCGAGCGCTCGCAATCCCTGCTCATCTGCGTGGACGCGGGCCGCTCCATGGCCGCGCAGGTGGACGGGCTCACCAAGCTGGACCACGCCGTCAACGCGGCGCTCTTCCTGGCCTTCGTGGCGGTGCGCAATGGAGACCGCGTGGGGCTCGCCGTGTTCGCCGATGGCGTGAAGGCCTACCTCCCCCCGGCCGCGGGCCGCCTCCAGTACCGGAAGATACTGGACACGCTCTACGCCACCACGCCGAGCCTCACCTACGTGGACTACCTGGCGCTCTTCAAGGAGCTGAACGTGCGCCTGAACCGGCGCAGCCTCCTGTGCGTGTTCACGGACTTCCTCGACGAGGAGCAGGCCTCCACCCTGGTGGCACCCCTGCACCGGCTGGCCCGGCGGCACGTCCCCCTGTGCCTGTCCGTGCGCGACACCGCGCTCACGACCCTGCTGCACACCCCTCCCGCCGGCCCCGAGCAGGCCTACCAGCAGGCCGTGGCCAGTGAGCTGCTCTCCGACCGCGAGTCCCTCAAGGCCAAGGTGAGCGCCGGCGGCGTGCACATGCTCGACGTGCGGCCCGACGAGTTGAGCCTCGCCGCCGTCAACCGCTACCTCGACATCAAGGCGCGCGGGGTGTTGTAG
- a CDS encoding DUF4129 domain-containing protein: MAVSALELRPRGAVALMDAALRLCVRGSGIWALTLPGGVLVTAALLHLTDAVAHRRPLALPSLLFTLAWLARGLFQGAACHHVQQLLLGQGPEVPTARDSLRAALARAPSLWCAVAYLLVFNTVTLGVTLGLAYMFLSAHIVGYAATLQGRGSPLDLYGQCSKLLGPAKVTAIGVRLLMLVQGLVLLNLHIAANALFYVGRKLLGIDLTFAERFASLDNPSWDVFLVAVTFTLFEPLRAATASLLLIDGRVRQEGLDLIAAVQQLPVRKSALGLLVLLGMNLLAPTAQAQPAGSPPPPDDLVPRVETLAGACEWDEAALEEWRRTLTSLGPAEARKVARLVRSVEAEVEENEDCAPLERLDEGLALAASTAELERQRADAASARTRARDILARPEFQEPAPRAEQEEAAPDDTVPGGLWERFVKWLAKTLEDLFRRRPDPAAPRSDNLGMGGQAVANALVVVLVTAALGVLAVVLWRAFNARSKADEGARLEVSSQSAATLAADPMNALSRAPEGWAHLADELAARGEYREAVRGLYLALLSRLHHQGAIHYDPRLSNWDYLRQFRGRSEWVPSLRELTLRFDFAWYGNLPVGMQGYRDFRALCAPMLSKPAVAEPARA; this comes from the coding sequence ATGGCCGTCTCCGCGCTCGAACTGCGCCCCCGAGGAGCCGTGGCCCTGATGGATGCCGCGCTGCGCCTGTGCGTGCGCGGCTCGGGCATCTGGGCCCTCACCCTCCCCGGCGGCGTGCTCGTCACCGCCGCGCTCCTCCACCTGACCGACGCCGTGGCGCACCGCCGCCCGCTCGCCCTCCCTTCCCTGCTCTTCACCCTGGCCTGGCTCGCCCGGGGCCTCTTCCAGGGCGCCGCCTGCCACCATGTCCAGCAACTGCTGCTCGGCCAGGGCCCCGAGGTGCCCACCGCCCGGGACTCCCTGCGCGCCGCCCTGGCCCGCGCTCCCAGCCTGTGGTGCGCGGTGGCCTACCTGCTCGTCTTCAACACGGTGACACTCGGCGTCACGCTGGGGCTCGCCTATATGTTCCTGTCCGCCCACATCGTGGGCTACGCGGCTACTCTTCAGGGCCGGGGCAGTCCGCTGGACCTGTATGGTCAGTGCTCGAAGCTGCTGGGTCCCGCGAAAGTCACCGCCATCGGCGTGCGCCTGCTGATGCTCGTGCAGGGGCTCGTCCTGCTCAACCTGCACATCGCGGCCAACGCCCTGTTCTACGTGGGCCGCAAACTGCTCGGCATCGATCTCACCTTCGCCGAGCGCTTCGCCTCGCTCGACAACCCGTCCTGGGACGTCTTCCTCGTCGCCGTGACCTTCACCCTCTTCGAGCCCCTGCGCGCCGCCACCGCCTCGCTGCTGCTGATCGATGGCCGGGTGCGCCAGGAGGGGTTGGATCTGATCGCCGCGGTGCAACAGCTCCCGGTCCGCAAGTCGGCGCTCGGGCTCCTCGTGCTCCTGGGAATGAACCTCCTGGCTCCCACCGCCCAGGCCCAACCCGCCGGGTCTCCACCTCCCCCGGACGATCTGGTCCCGCGCGTGGAGACACTGGCCGGAGCGTGCGAGTGGGACGAGGCCGCGCTCGAGGAGTGGCGGCGCACGCTCACCTCGCTCGGCCCGGCGGAGGCGAGGAAGGTGGCGCGGCTGGTGCGCTCCGTGGAGGCGGAGGTGGAGGAGAACGAGGATTGTGCCCCCCTGGAGCGGCTCGACGAGGGACTCGCCCTGGCGGCGAGCACCGCGGAGCTGGAGCGGCAACGGGCGGATGCCGCGAGCGCCCGGACACGCGCCCGGGACATCCTCGCGCGGCCCGAGTTCCAGGAGCCCGCCCCCCGGGCCGAGCAGGAGGAGGCGGCCCCCGACGACACCGTGCCCGGCGGACTCTGGGAGCGCTTCGTCAAGTGGCTCGCGAAGACGCTCGAGGATCTCTTCCGCCGCCGACCGGACCCCGCCGCCCCGCGCTCCGACAACCTGGGCATGGGAGGACAGGCGGTGGCGAACGCGCTGGTGGTGGTCCTCGTCACCGCCGCGCTGGGCGTGCTCGCGGTGGTGCTGTGGCGAGCGTTCAACGCCCGGAGCAAGGCGGACGAGGGCGCGCGGCTCGAAGTGAGCAGCCAGAGCGCGGCGACGCTCGCGGCGGATCCGATGAACGCCCTGTCGCGCGCCCCCGAGGGCTGGGCCCACCTCGCCGATGAGCTGGCCGCCCGGGGCGAGTACCGCGAGGCGGTGCGCGGCCTGTACCTCGCCCTGCTCTCGCGCCTGCACCACCAGGGCGCCATCCACTACGATCCCCGCCTGAGCAACTGGGACTACCTGCGCCAGTTCCGCGGCCGGAGCGAATGGGTGCCCTCCCTGCGCGAGCTGACGCTGCGCTTCGACTTCGCCTGGTACGGCAACCTGCCCGTGGGCATGCAGGGCTACCGCGACTTCCGGGCGCTGTGTGCTCCGATGCTCTCCAAGCCCGCCGTCGCGGAGCCTGCCCGTGCGTGA
- a CDS encoding FecR domain-containing protein: MPRNSNVRVLCLLLFLVLGRPDVARAQQADDDVYVVQPGDTCASVGRRFFGDASAGSAKLHALNSMGPPPHTLKPGTRLRIKGDPDARLTFVKPEVNSKRAGKPDWLHANTGQGLWRLDSVNTLRSAGAEVTFRDLTRLQMNENALVVIYGQEAQASDKVKKSGAVELLQGELNVSLAELRGEPLGVKMPAATVDSRSRDLIVGVDAQQMTRLSVFDGQAEVAAQGQRVQVPRDHGTRVEKGKVPEKPRPLPEAPEWVGGVRSVRLLLEGAGVDETLPWAPVPRAASYRVELARDERFNDRLHSETVPAGPEPLKSVVPALAPGEYFARVRAVDAAGLLGRASAVRRVEVLRVKTQRGTLGPQGLQGAPPLEFSVDGAESLDARLDGAPVTLPLRVETPGAHTLELRPRGLPDAPAERLTLTVSLPKATLALEPLGETFQARLRVFDEQGQPLDVAPTALTLRGLEGTWVDALSRQTDGSWLALVVPSERDGRLVSVEALWGDTPLARLEAQAPLAVAPPPPPPPAAPAGPEVALTSALSAPPGGRRDASALPTAFLPRSLLVELRAQTGAAPSGEDVAGGRAALSVEGRLGERVALGAALAVRPDALSRELSASLSGRVLLSDLPTLRVLLSFEGLFAGSAFAGEARGAWLRPALIAGGQWERWAWSTSQGYALRPGRTRATWESAYQGWFLPLPTLALGAEVNALVDATLEAPGPHAYAAGVGARWKWSGFEVGASVRRGFGPEGARVWGTWGGQVSLGWSGLLPPLPQ, translated from the coding sequence GTGCCCAGAAACTCAAACGTCAGGGTTCTCTGCCTCCTCCTCTTCCTGGTGCTGGGCCGTCCGGACGTGGCCCGGGCCCAACAGGCCGATGACGACGTGTACGTGGTCCAGCCGGGAGACACCTGCGCCAGCGTGGGACGCAGGTTCTTCGGCGACGCCTCCGCGGGCTCCGCGAAGCTGCACGCGCTCAACTCCATGGGGCCGCCGCCACACACCCTGAAGCCGGGCACGCGGCTGCGCATCAAGGGAGACCCGGACGCCCGGCTCACCTTCGTCAAGCCCGAGGTCAACTCCAAGCGCGCCGGCAAGCCCGACTGGCTCCATGCCAATACCGGCCAGGGCCTGTGGCGCCTGGACTCCGTCAACACGCTGCGCTCGGCCGGCGCGGAGGTGACCTTCCGCGATCTCACCCGGCTGCAGATGAACGAGAACGCACTCGTCGTCATCTACGGCCAGGAGGCCCAGGCGTCCGACAAGGTGAAGAAGTCCGGTGCCGTGGAGCTGCTCCAGGGCGAGCTGAACGTGTCCCTGGCGGAGCTGCGCGGCGAGCCGCTGGGCGTGAAGATGCCGGCGGCCACGGTGGACTCGCGCTCGAGGGATTTGATTGTCGGCGTGGACGCGCAGCAGATGACGCGGCTGTCCGTCTTCGACGGCCAGGCCGAGGTGGCCGCCCAGGGCCAGCGCGTGCAGGTGCCCCGGGACCATGGGACGCGGGTGGAGAAGGGCAAGGTGCCCGAGAAGCCCCGCCCGCTGCCCGAGGCGCCGGAGTGGGTGGGCGGCGTGCGCTCGGTGCGGCTGTTGCTGGAGGGCGCGGGCGTGGACGAGACGCTGCCGTGGGCGCCCGTGCCGCGCGCGGCGTCCTACCGGGTGGAGCTCGCGCGGGACGAGCGTTTCAATGATCGGCTGCACTCGGAGACGGTCCCCGCCGGGCCAGAGCCGTTGAAGTCCGTGGTGCCCGCGCTGGCGCCCGGCGAGTACTTCGCGCGGGTGCGCGCCGTGGATGCCGCGGGTCTACTGGGCCGGGCCTCCGCCGTGCGCCGGGTCGAGGTGCTCCGGGTGAAGACGCAGCGCGGAACCCTCGGGCCCCAGGGACTCCAGGGCGCGCCTCCCCTCGAGTTCTCCGTGGACGGCGCCGAGTCCCTGGACGCGCGGCTCGATGGGGCTCCCGTGACGCTGCCCCTGCGCGTGGAGACCCCGGGCGCGCACACGTTGGAACTGCGGCCCCGCGGCCTGCCCGACGCGCCCGCGGAGCGGTTGACGCTCACCGTGTCGCTTCCGAAGGCGACCCTGGCGCTCGAGCCCCTGGGGGAGACGTTCCAGGCGCGGCTGCGCGTGTTCGACGAGCAGGGCCAACCCCTGGACGTGGCCCCCACGGCGCTGACGCTGCGCGGTCTGGAGGGCACCTGGGTGGATGCCCTGTCACGTCAGACGGATGGCTCGTGGCTGGCGCTCGTGGTTCCCTCCGAGCGGGATGGACGGCTCGTCTCGGTGGAGGCCCTCTGGGGCGACACGCCCCTCGCGCGGCTCGAGGCCCAGGCTCCGCTTGCCGTCGCGCCTCCTCCTCCTCCTCCTCCGGCGGCTCCGGCGGGCCCCGAGGTGGCGCTGACGTCTGCGCTGAGTGCTCCCCCGGGCGGTCGGCGCGACGCCTCGGCCCTGCCCACCGCCTTCCTGCCGCGCTCCCTGCTCGTCGAGTTGCGCGCCCAGACCGGCGCGGCCCCCTCGGGAGAGGACGTCGCGGGCGGTCGTGCCGCGCTCTCCGTGGAGGGACGGCTGGGCGAGCGCGTGGCCCTGGGTGCGGCGCTGGCGGTGCGCCCCGACGCACTCTCCCGTGAGCTGTCCGCCTCGCTGTCGGGCCGGGTCCTGCTGTCGGATCTCCCCACCTTGCGCGTGCTGCTCTCCTTCGAGGGACTGTTCGCGGGTTCGGCGTTCGCCGGAGAGGCGCGCGGCGCGTGGTTGCGGCCGGCGTTGATCGCGGGCGGACAGTGGGAGCGCTGGGCCTGGTCCACCAGCCAGGGGTACGCCCTGCGGCCCGGGCGGACGCGGGCGACCTGGGAGAGCGCGTACCAGGGATGGTTCCTGCCCCTGCCGACCCTGGCGCTCGGGGCCGAGGTGAACGCCCTGGTGGACGCCACGCTCGAGGCTCCGGGACCCCATGCCTACGCGGCCGGGGTGGGTGCCCGTTGGAAGTGGAGCGGATTCGAAGTGGGCGCCTCGGTGCGCCGGGGCTTCGGTCCGGAGGGAGCGAGAGTCTGGGGCACCTGGGGAGGGCAGGTGTCTCTCGGCTGGTCGGGCCTGCTCCCGCCTCTGCCGCAGTAG
- a CDS encoding stage II sporulation protein M gives MEMPEFIEARRPRWQQLESLLDKAEGKGLRALELEEARSLGRLYRAVSSDLLWVRARSGAADVSEYLNDLVGRAYALTYPGERPRFADVWNFIARGFPALLRQEWRMYAASVLMFLAGLGFGYLGMLVDPDAGPYLVPAEHLSLDPLQRARDEAAGQGASVGEQAQFTTFLFTHNIQVAFLAFALGITAGVGTGIMLFSNGLMLGALAQVYTAKGMAGWFWAWILPHGIPEITAICIAGAAGLVIARGQVAPRGLPRGVALRQEAVRAVRLLFGTLALFVLAGFIEGTISQIHPPKLSVAFKVSFALMVGLGVYAYLGSDWMRGAGRARNAR, from the coding sequence ATGGAGATGCCCGAGTTCATCGAGGCGCGCCGGCCGCGCTGGCAGCAACTGGAGTCCCTGCTCGACAAGGCCGAGGGCAAGGGGCTGCGTGCCCTGGAACTCGAGGAGGCCCGCTCGCTGGGGCGGCTCTACCGTGCCGTCTCCAGTGACTTGCTGTGGGTGCGCGCGCGCAGTGGCGCCGCCGACGTGAGCGAGTACCTCAATGATCTGGTGGGCCGGGCCTACGCGCTCACCTATCCGGGCGAGCGGCCGAGGTTCGCGGACGTGTGGAACTTCATCGCCCGGGGGTTTCCCGCCCTGCTGCGCCAGGAGTGGCGCATGTACGCGGCGTCGGTGCTGATGTTCCTCGCGGGCTTGGGCTTCGGCTACCTGGGCATGTTGGTGGACCCGGACGCCGGTCCCTACCTCGTCCCCGCCGAGCACCTGAGCCTGGACCCCCTCCAACGCGCCCGGGACGAGGCCGCGGGGCAGGGGGCGAGCGTGGGCGAGCAGGCCCAGTTCACCACCTTCCTCTTCACCCACAACATCCAGGTGGCCTTCCTCGCCTTCGCGTTGGGCATCACCGCGGGCGTGGGCACGGGCATCATGCTCTTCAGCAACGGGCTGATGCTGGGCGCGCTCGCGCAGGTGTACACCGCCAAGGGCATGGCGGGCTGGTTCTGGGCGTGGATCCTCCCGCACGGCATTCCGGAGATCACCGCCATCTGCATCGCGGGCGCGGCGGGCCTCGTCATCGCCCGGGGACAGGTGGCGCCGCGAGGACTGCCCCGCGGCGTGGCGCTGCGTCAGGAGGCGGTGCGCGCGGTGCGGCTGCTCTTCGGCACGCTCGCGCTCTTCGTGCTCGCGGGCTTCATCGAGGGCACCATCTCGCAGATCCACCCGCCCAAGCTGTCGGTGGCCTTCAAGGTGTCCTTCGCCCTGATGGTGGGCCTGGGCGTCTACGCCTACCTCGGCTCGGATTGGATGCGCGGGGCGGGCCGTGCGCGGAATGCGCGCTGA
- a CDS encoding serine/threonine-protein kinase: MRLVPGQVVAGRFQIVRALGEGGMGVVHEAEQLGLGRRVALKVMHPHVASTPGFVERFHREAQVLARLRHPGSVEVYDFGADEELLFIAMALVSGESLEAVLLREGVLSVPRAVGLAVQVLEVLGAAHALGIVHRDLKPANLFLESHPEGERVKVLDFGLATLSESWHTRITQVGTAVGTPGFMSPEQMRGGLVDGRSDLYALGCVLHELLTGSPPFPVGPSVEVSAAHLYRPVPSLREARPDLSFPARLESAVMRAMEKLPTARPVDAAAMREELLAVLAEPVSGAPPARRGEGKKTGRPTPREVAPPGPVVGSAPVAVLSERTDAGARLVESLTTCGFQARFVGAAEPLLGFGALLVIAEGRASLARARELAARPDVPPVLVCGPAEDWELVTGALEGGVFDFIPLPPDPRDLTRKVSRAQKLKRQGSLPPPLPGAGPSGRGPGPTGR, translated from the coding sequence GTGAGGCTCGTTCCGGGGCAGGTGGTCGCCGGGCGCTTCCAGATCGTCCGCGCGCTGGGCGAGGGCGGCATGGGCGTGGTCCACGAGGCAGAGCAGCTCGGCCTCGGCCGCCGCGTGGCCCTCAAGGTGATGCACCCGCATGTCGCCAGCACTCCGGGCTTCGTGGAGCGCTTCCATCGCGAGGCCCAGGTGCTCGCCCGGCTGCGCCACCCGGGTTCGGTGGAGGTGTATGACTTCGGGGCCGACGAGGAGCTGCTCTTCATCGCCATGGCGCTCGTGTCCGGCGAGTCCCTGGAGGCCGTGCTCCTGCGCGAGGGCGTGCTGTCCGTGCCCCGCGCCGTGGGCCTCGCCGTCCAGGTGCTGGAGGTGCTGGGGGCCGCCCACGCGCTCGGCATCGTCCACCGGGATCTCAAACCCGCGAACCTCTTCCTGGAGTCCCACCCGGAGGGCGAGCGCGTGAAGGTGCTCGACTTCGGCCTCGCCACGCTGAGTGAGTCCTGGCACACACGCATCACCCAGGTGGGCACCGCCGTGGGCACTCCCGGCTTCATGTCCCCGGAGCAGATGCGGGGCGGGCTCGTGGACGGGCGGAGCGATCTCTACGCGCTGGGGTGTGTGCTTCACGAACTGCTCACGGGCTCGCCCCCCTTCCCGGTGGGGCCCTCGGTGGAAGTGTCCGCCGCGCACCTCTACAGGCCCGTGCCCTCGTTGCGCGAGGCCCGGCCCGACCTGTCGTTCCCGGCGCGTCTGGAGTCCGCCGTGATGCGGGCGATGGAGAAGCTGCCCACGGCGCGTCCGGTGGACGCCGCGGCCATGCGCGAGGAGCTGCTCGCCGTGCTCGCCGAGCCGGTGTCGGGTGCTCCTCCCGCGCGCCGGGGCGAGGGCAAGAAGACGGGGCGGCCCACGCCGCGCGAAGTGGCTCCGCCGGGGCCCGTGGTGGGGAGCGCGCCCGTGGCCGTGCTGTCCGAGCGGACCGACGCCGGTGCGCGTCTGGTGGAGTCGCTCACCACGTGCGGCTTCCAGGCGCGCTTCGTCGGGGCGGCCGAGCCCCTGCTCGGCTTTGGCGCGCTGCTCGTCATCGCCGAGGGGCGTGCGTCGCTCGCGCGGGCGAGGGAATTGGCCGCGCGCCCGGATGTTCCGCCTGTCCTGGTGTGCGGTCCCGCGGAGGACTGGGAGCTGGTGACAGGCGCATTGGAGGGGGGCGTGTTCGACTTCATCCCCCTTCCTCCCGACCCGAGGGATCTGACCCGGAAGGTATCTCGTGCCCAGAAACTCAAACGTCAGGGTTCTCTGCCTCCTCCTCTTCCTGGTGCTGGGCCGTCCGGACGTGGCCCGGGCCCAACAGGCCGATGA